A window of Deinococcus radiotolerans contains these coding sequences:
- a CDS encoding phosphoglucomutase/phosphomannomutase family protein, which produces MPITFGTDGWRDIIAEDFTYNNLRIVARAHAQVLREEGGRLVVVGLDTRFQGSGFARVVADVMAEQGLDVLLAPEFLPTPALSFAVVHHGAAGGVMITASHNPPPYNGYKIKGAYGGSATPSTVAQIEWALSHPSRYEGARGTVQPLDIREAYYAQLDRQLNLETLRSYRGLVVHDAMGGAACGWLADYVISRGLPLHFEELHGRPDPMFYGVNPEPIPQNLGDLITRLAGETGTALGVITDGDADRVGAVTAGGRFFNSHQIFAVLLRHLYGRGLRGRVVKTVSGSRVIELLAGRLGLDVLETPVGFKYITDAFLEGQADERLAVLMGGEESGGLSSRGHIPERDGLLNSLLMIEAVAASGLSLDDLFAQIEQEVGFRHFYDRNDLHLSAAFDKAALLSAAPAYAEVAGHAVQGVNTRDGVKLLLDGGASAMFRASGTEPVVRVYVEAQSEEAVQTILAEATRRVLALDPGAH; this is translated from the coding sequence ATGCCGATTACATTCGGAACAGATGGCTGGCGGGATATCATCGCTGAGGACTTCACCTACAACAACTTGCGGATCGTGGCGCGCGCCCACGCGCAGGTGCTACGGGAGGAGGGAGGCCGGTTGGTCGTGGTGGGGTTAGATACCCGCTTCCAGGGGAGCGGGTTCGCGCGGGTCGTGGCGGATGTCATGGCTGAGCAGGGTCTGGACGTGCTGCTGGCCCCAGAGTTCCTCCCCACGCCGGCGCTGTCGTTTGCTGTCGTGCATCACGGGGCGGCGGGCGGCGTCATGATCACGGCATCGCACAACCCGCCGCCCTACAACGGGTACAAGATCAAGGGAGCCTACGGTGGCAGCGCCACACCCTCGACCGTCGCGCAGATCGAGTGGGCGCTCAGTCACCCCAGCCGGTACGAGGGCGCGCGGGGGACAGTTCAGCCTCTGGACATCCGCGAGGCCTACTACGCGCAGCTGGACCGGCAGCTGAACTTGGAGACGCTGCGGTCCTACCGTGGCCTGGTGGTGCACGACGCCATGGGTGGCGCGGCCTGCGGGTGGCTGGCCGACTACGTGATCAGCCGGGGGTTGCCGCTGCACTTCGAGGAACTGCACGGCCGGCCGGACCCGATGTTCTATGGCGTGAACCCCGAGCCGATTCCGCAGAACCTGGGTGACCTGATCACGCGACTGGCCGGGGAGACCGGGACGGCCCTGGGCGTCATCACGGACGGGGACGCCGACCGGGTGGGGGCCGTCACGGCAGGTGGCCGTTTCTTCAACAGCCATCAGATCTTCGCCGTGCTGCTGCGGCACCTGTACGGGCGTGGCCTGAGGGGCCGCGTGGTAAAGACCGTGTCGGGCAGCCGCGTGATCGAGCTGCTGGCCGGGCGGCTGGGTCTGGACGTGCTGGAGACGCCGGTGGGCTTCAAGTACATCACGGACGCCTTCCTGGAAGGTCAGGCGGACGAGCGGCTGGCCGTGCTGATGGGCGGCGAGGAGTCCGGCGGCCTGTCCTCCCGTGGGCACATTCCCGAGCGTGACGGGCTGCTGAACAGTCTGCTGATGATCGAGGCCGTGGCCGCCAGTGGCCTGAGCCTGGACGACCTGTTCGCCCAGATCGAGCAGGAGGTGGGATTCCGGCACTTCTACGACCGCAACGATCTGCACCTGAGCGCCGCGTTCGATAAGGCCGCGCTGCTGAGTGCCGCACCGGCGTACGCCGAGGTGGCCGGGCACGCCGTGCAGGGCGTGAATACCCGCGACGGCGTGAAGCTGCTGCTGGACGGAGGGGCGTCGGCCATGTTCCGCGCGTCCGGGACGGAGCCGGTGGTGCGGGTGTACGTGGAGGCCCAGAGCGAGGAGGCCGTCCAGACCATTCTGGCGGAGGCCACCCGGCGCGTCCTGGCACTTGACCCCGGCGCGCACTGA
- the lpdA gene encoding dihydrolipoyl dehydrogenase: protein MDSYDVLVIGGGPAGYVAAIRAAQLGFKTACVDAFERNGKASLGGTCLNVGCIPSKAMLDSSEKFEMLQHDFAEHGINVQGASVDVAQMLKRQSGVVDKLTGGVAFLFRKNKITSIHGLGRLVRQDGDAWIVDVAGTEVKAKHVIVATGSSPRALPLAPFGGHVVENSGALSFTEVPGKLGVIGAGVIGLELGSVWRRLGAQVTVLEALPGFLMAADDAIAKEGLKLFQKQGLDFHFGVNITSVEQDETGVSVTYTEKEQEVTARFDKLIVSIGRVPHTQGLGADAVGLALDERGFVKVDHHYRTNLPGVYAIGDVIGGAMLAHKAEEEGVALAEMLAGQAGHVNYDVIPWVIYTSPEIAWAGLTEKQAKEKGLSIKTGQFPFSANGRALGHGDTRGFVKIIADAQTDKLLGVHMIGGGVSELIGEVVAIMEFGGSSEDLARTVHAHPTLSEVVKEAALATDKRALHM from the coding sequence ATGGATTCTTACGACGTTCTGGTGATTGGTGGCGGCCCCGCGGGGTACGTGGCGGCGATTCGCGCGGCGCAGCTGGGCTTCAAGACGGCCTGCGTGGACGCCTTTGAGCGGAATGGCAAGGCGTCCCTGGGGGGCACGTGCCTGAACGTGGGCTGCATTCCCAGCAAGGCGATGCTGGACAGCAGCGAGAAGTTCGAGATGCTCCAGCATGACTTCGCCGAGCACGGCATCAACGTACAGGGCGCGTCCGTGGACGTCGCGCAGATGCTGAAGCGTCAGAGCGGCGTGGTGGACAAGCTGACGGGCGGCGTGGCGTTCCTGTTCCGCAAGAACAAGATCACCAGCATTCACGGCCTGGGCCGCCTCGTGCGCCAGGACGGCGACGCCTGGATCGTGGACGTGGCGGGTACTGAGGTGAAGGCCAAGCACGTGATCGTCGCGACGGGTAGCAGCCCCCGCGCGCTGCCCCTAGCACCCTTCGGCGGGCACGTGGTGGAGAACAGCGGCGCGCTGAGCTTCACCGAAGTGCCCGGCAAGCTGGGCGTGATCGGCGCGGGCGTGATCGGCCTGGAACTGGGCAGCGTGTGGCGCCGCCTGGGCGCGCAGGTCACCGTTCTGGAGGCCCTGCCGGGCTTCCTGATGGCCGCCGATGACGCGATTGCCAAGGAAGGCCTGAAGCTGTTCCAGAAGCAGGGCCTGGACTTCCACTTCGGCGTGAACATCACCTCTGTCGAGCAGGACGAGACCGGCGTGAGCGTGACCTACACCGAGAAGGAGCAGGAGGTCACGGCGCGCTTCGACAAGCTGATCGTCTCCATCGGCCGCGTGCCCCACACCCAGGGCCTGGGTGCCGACGCGGTGGGTCTGGCGCTGGATGAGCGCGGCTTCGTGAAGGTGGACCACCACTACCGCACCAACCTCCCCGGCGTGTACGCCATCGGCGACGTGATCGGCGGCGCCATGCTGGCCCACAAGGCCGAGGAGGAGGGCGTGGCCCTCGCCGAGATGCTGGCCGGGCAGGCCGGGCACGTGAACTACGACGTGATCCCCTGGGTGATCTACACCAGCCCCGAGATCGCCTGGGCCGGCCTGACCGAGAAGCAGGCAAAAGAGAAGGGCCTGAGCATCAAGACCGGGCAGTTCCCGTTCAGCGCGAACGGCCGCGCCCTGGGCCACGGCGACACGCGCGGCTTCGTGAAGATCATCGCCGACGCGCAGACCGACAAGCTGCTGGGCGTGCACATGATCGGCGGCGGCGTCAGCGAGCTGATCGGCGAGGTCGTGGCGATCATGGAGTTCGGCGGCAGCAGTGAGGACCTCGCCCGCACCGTCCACGCCCACCCCACCCTGTCCGAGGTCGTCAAGGAGGCCGCCCTGGCCACCGACAAACGCGCGCTGCACATGTAA
- a CDS encoding response regulator — protein sequence MTSPPPLCVLIVEDDPQIAALHWRLLERAGGFTVLGQAESLRVARAMLRTLHPDLLLLDVHLPDGRGLDLLREARMSGARVDAILVTAASDAPSVQDALLHGAADYLVKPVTPERFTLALERARERAALWAQGDVRQGHLDALFAPPAAPDAAGLDGDTLRRVRAALRDLGEASAAELGTRVGLSRVTAWRYLEHLVETGEASVGTDVRTGGRPAKRYRRV from the coding sequence GTGACCTCTCCCCCACCGCTGTGCGTGCTGATCGTCGAGGACGACCCGCAGATCGCGGCGCTGCACTGGCGGCTGCTGGAGCGCGCCGGGGGCTTCACGGTGCTGGGGCAGGCGGAATCGCTGCGGGTGGCGCGGGCCATGCTGCGCACCCTGCACCCGGACCTGCTACTGCTGGACGTGCACCTGCCCGACGGGCGCGGCCTGGACCTGCTGCGCGAGGCGCGCATGAGTGGCGCGCGGGTGGACGCGATCCTGGTCACGGCCGCCAGCGACGCGCCCAGCGTGCAGGACGCGCTGCTGCACGGCGCGGCGGATTACCTCGTGAAGCCCGTGACGCCCGAGCGCTTCACGCTGGCGCTGGAGCGCGCCCGAGAACGCGCCGCGCTGTGGGCGCAGGGGGACGTGCGCCAGGGGCACCTGGACGCCCTGTTCGCCCCGCCCGCCGCCCCGGACGCCGCGGGGCTGGACGGGGACACGCTGCGCCGCGTGCGGGCCGCCCTGCGCGACCTGGGCGAGGCGAGTGCCGCCGAGCTGGGCACCCGCGTGGGCCTCAGCCGCGTGACCGCGTGGCGGTACCTGGAGCACCTCGTCGAGACCGGCGAGGCCAGCGTGGGCACCGACGTCCGCACCGGGGGCCGCCCCGCAAAACGCTACCGCCGGGTGTAG
- a CDS encoding ATP-binding protein translates to MALRLPLPSRVPSLAREVALPHTPRLLRVGPRLFLTTLGAFLVLGLPVAGLVSQGVYDGIHRSFAERSLRESRLVATLPPVVAALSGNAAERANLNALMNRYRDQLGADYVVVTDRDARRLTHPNPAQVGQRMQGGDFTAFLRGRSVTETVQGTLGRSVRSKVPIVDGAGRVLGLASVGFLLPRLRDVFLDVLRAGLPWYLLALALALALALGVARRVKTEMLGLEPEQIAGGLRQYRAVLNTLEEGVLVARAGQVFVMNPQARALLGTPDAALPLPWPPGLPLPVPGAGPVTAEVAGRPVLLAAQEAGEGAVVVTLRDLARVRALADELTQSQRYAELLRAQTHEFTNRLHTLAGLLHLGETREALALIHAQSARHEAHLQAVGALRHVRLSALLLGKFDRAAERGVTLTLDPLSALPGTLPPGVLDLLELAAGNLIENALEAASGTPDAEVCVLIATDPEGLILEVRDTGPGVPPALADTLTVRGVSSKGTGRGVGLALVSDRAQALGAALSHDRVSAHGRDWTRFTLDVPLPEAEE, encoded by the coding sequence GTGGCGCTGCGCCTGCCCCTTCCGTCCCGCGTGCCGTCCCTGGCGCGCGAGGTGGCGCTGCCGCACACGCCCCGCCTGTTGCGGGTGGGCCCGCGGCTGTTCCTGACGACGCTGGGGGCGTTTCTGGTGCTGGGCCTGCCGGTGGCGGGGCTGGTCAGTCAGGGCGTCTACGACGGGATTCACCGCTCGTTCGCGGAGCGGTCGCTGCGTGAGTCGCGGCTGGTGGCGACCCTGCCGCCCGTGGTGGCGGCCCTGTCAGGGAACGCGGCCGAGCGGGCGAACCTGAACGCCCTGATGAACCGGTACCGGGATCAGCTGGGCGCGGACTACGTGGTGGTCACCGACCGGGACGCACGGCGCCTGACGCACCCGAACCCGGCGCAGGTGGGGCAGCGCATGCAGGGCGGGGACTTCACGGCGTTCCTGCGGGGCCGGAGCGTCACAGAGACGGTGCAGGGCACGCTGGGCCGCTCGGTGCGGTCGAAGGTGCCCATCGTGGACGGCGCGGGGCGGGTGCTGGGGCTGGCGAGCGTGGGCTTCCTGCTGCCCCGCCTGCGGGACGTGTTCCTGGACGTGCTGCGCGCGGGCCTGCCCTGGTACCTGCTGGCGCTGGCCCTGGCGCTGGCCCTGGCGCTGGGCGTGGCGCGGCGCGTGAAGACCGAGATGCTGGGCCTGGAACCCGAGCAGATCGCCGGGGGCCTGCGGCAGTACCGGGCGGTGCTGAACACCCTGGAAGAAGGGGTGCTGGTGGCCCGCGCGGGGCAGGTGTTCGTGATGAATCCCCAGGCGCGCGCGCTGCTGGGCACCCCCGACGCCGCGCTGCCGCTGCCGTGGCCGCCGGGCCTCCCGCTGCCCGTGCCGGGGGCGGGGCCGGTCACGGCGGAGGTGGCGGGCCGCCCGGTGCTGCTGGCCGCGCAGGAGGCCGGCGAGGGCGCCGTGGTGGTCACGCTGCGGGACCTGGCGCGGGTGCGGGCCCTGGCGGACGAGCTGACCCAGTCGCAGCGCTACGCGGAACTGCTGCGGGCGCAGACGCACGAGTTCACGAACCGCCTGCACACCCTGGCGGGCCTGCTGCACCTAGGCGAGACGCGCGAGGCCCTGGCCCTCATCCATGCGCAGTCGGCCCGGCACGAGGCGCACCTGCAGGCGGTGGGGGCGCTGCGGCACGTGCGGCTCTCGGCGCTGCTGCTGGGCAAGTTCGACCGCGCGGCGGAACGGGGCGTGACACTCACCCTCGATCCGCTGTCGGCCCTGCCGGGCACGCTGCCGCCCGGCGTGCTGGACCTGCTGGAGCTCGCGGCAGGGAACCTGATCGAGAACGCCCTGGAGGCGGCGAGCGGCACGCCGGACGCCGAGGTGTGCGTGCTGATCGCCACCGACCCGGAAGGCCTGATTCTGGAGGTGCGCGACACTGGGCCCGGCGTGCCCCCGGCGTTGGCGGACACCCTGACCGTGCGGGGCGTGAGCAGCAAGGGTACGGGGCGTGGCGTGGGGCTGGCCCTGGTGTCAGACCGCGCGCAGGCGCTCGGCGCGGCCCTCTCGCACGACCGCGTGAGTGCGCACGGGCGGGACTGGACGCGCTTCACACTGGACGTCCCCCTCCCCGAGGCCGAAGAATGA
- a CDS encoding dicarboxylate/amino acid:cation symporter encodes MPKIFRSLYVQVLTAIVIGVLVGHFFPKFGEGLKPLGDGFIKLIKVVIGPIIFCTVVSGVASMRDTKKIGRVGGKALLYFEVVTTAALLIGLFVVNLVGPGRGMNINPATLDTSAITKYTDAAGEQTVADFVLHIIPTTFVSAFTEGDLLQVLLIALLSGFALIRMGDLGARILKGVDAVSVLVFQILGFIMKLAPIGAFGAMAFTIGKYGVGSLQQLAALMGTFYVTCALFVFVILNVIAKLAGFSLLKFLRYIKEELLLVLGTSSSESALPRLMTKLEHAGANKSVVGLVVPTGYSFNLDGTSIYLTMAAVFIAQATNTDLSFAQELALLAILLLTSKGAAGVTGSGFVVLAGTLAALGSVPVAGLALILGIDRFMSEGRAITNIIGNGVATLVVARSEKALDMNRLTRVLNGEQLPPVNADVQAEEHGEGRKLGSAQRA; translated from the coding sequence ATGCCCAAAATTTTCCGCAGCCTCTACGTGCAGGTGCTGACCGCCATCGTCATCGGCGTGCTCGTCGGCCACTTCTTCCCTAAATTCGGTGAGGGCCTCAAACCCCTTGGGGACGGCTTCATCAAGCTGATCAAGGTCGTCATTGGCCCCATCATCTTCTGCACGGTCGTCAGCGGCGTCGCCAGCATGCGCGACACCAAGAAGATCGGCCGGGTGGGCGGCAAGGCCCTGCTGTACTTCGAGGTCGTCACCACCGCCGCCCTCCTGATCGGCCTGTTCGTCGTGAACCTCGTCGGGCCCGGGCGCGGCATGAACATCAACCCCGCCACCCTCGACACCAGCGCCATCACCAAGTACACCGACGCCGCCGGCGAACAGACCGTCGCGGACTTCGTGCTGCACATCATCCCCACCACCTTCGTCAGCGCGTTCACGGAGGGGGACCTGCTGCAGGTGCTGCTCATCGCGCTGCTCAGCGGCTTCGCCCTGATCCGCATGGGCGACCTGGGGGCCCGCATCCTGAAAGGCGTCGACGCCGTCAGCGTCCTGGTGTTCCAGATCCTGGGCTTCATCATGAAACTCGCCCCGATCGGCGCGTTCGGCGCGATGGCCTTCACCATCGGCAAGTACGGCGTCGGCAGCCTCCAGCAGCTCGCCGCCCTGATGGGCACCTTCTACGTCACCTGCGCGCTGTTCGTGTTCGTCATCCTGAACGTCATCGCCAAGCTGGCCGGCTTCAGCCTCCTGAAGTTCCTGCGCTACATCAAGGAAGAACTGCTGCTCGTGCTGGGCACCAGCAGCAGCGAGAGCGCCCTGCCGCGCCTGATGACCAAACTCGAACACGCCGGCGCGAACAAGAGCGTCGTCGGGCTGGTCGTCCCCACCGGGTACTCCTTCAACCTCGACGGCACCAGCATCTACCTGACCATGGCCGCCGTGTTCATCGCCCAGGCCACCAACACCGACCTGAGCTTCGCGCAGGAACTCGCCCTGCTGGCCATCCTCCTGCTCACCAGCAAGGGCGCCGCGGGCGTCACCGGCAGCGGCTTCGTCGTCCTGGCCGGCACCCTGGCCGCACTGGGCAGCGTGCCCGTCGCGGGCCTCGCCCTGATCCTCGGCATCGACCGCTTCATGAGCGAGGGCCGGGCCATCACCAACATCATCGGCAACGGCGTCGCCACCCTGGTCGTCGCCCGCAGCGAGAAGGCGCTGGACATGAACCGCCTCACCCGCGTCCTGAACGGCGAGCAGCTCCCACCCGTGAACGCCGACGTGCAGGCCGAGGAACACGGCGAAGGCCGCAAGCTGGGGAGCGCCCAGCGCGCGTGA
- a CDS encoding DUF2167 domain-containing protein, producing MMKKCFTLALALAASSALATTPAPLNLKYQTGSIPLLNGKATLTTGPSLRYLNADGARQVIVDGWGNPEDAASDVLGMIVPAGTDPMTQAGWGVVITESKDGHVSDSDAAKINYDQLLKDMQLGVQDENTEREQAGYPTLDLIGWADQPRYDAATHKMYWAKELSFDHDDAHALNYAVRVLGRDNVLELNAVAGMTQLPQIKRDMAAVLSQVTFNPGSRYEDFNGSTDKVATYGIAGLVGVVAAKKLGLLALLPLLLKKGWIVLIAAFAALRRLFGGRRAKA from the coding sequence ATGATGAAAAAATGCTTCACGCTCGCCCTGGCCCTCGCGGCCAGCAGCGCCCTGGCCACCACGCCCGCCCCTCTGAACCTGAAGTACCAGACCGGGAGCATCCCGCTGCTGAACGGCAAGGCCACCCTGACCACCGGCCCCAGCCTGCGCTACCTGAACGCCGACGGGGCCCGGCAGGTCATCGTGGACGGCTGGGGCAACCCCGAGGACGCCGCCAGCGACGTGCTCGGCATGATCGTCCCCGCCGGGACCGATCCCATGACCCAGGCCGGGTGGGGCGTCGTCATCACCGAGAGCAAGGACGGACACGTCAGCGACAGCGACGCCGCGAAGATCAACTACGACCAGCTCCTGAAGGACATGCAGCTCGGCGTGCAGGACGAGAACACCGAACGCGAGCAGGCCGGCTACCCCACCCTCGACCTGATCGGCTGGGCCGACCAGCCCCGCTACGACGCGGCCACCCACAAGATGTACTGGGCCAAGGAACTGTCCTTCGACCACGACGACGCCCACGCCCTGAACTACGCCGTGCGTGTCCTCGGCCGCGACAACGTCCTCGAACTGAACGCCGTCGCCGGCATGACCCAGCTTCCGCAGATCAAACGCGACATGGCCGCCGTCCTCTCGCAGGTCACGTTCAACCCCGGCTCACGCTACGAGGACTTCAACGGCAGCACCGACAAGGTCGCCACCTACGGCATCGCCGGGCTCGTCGGCGTGGTCGCCGCGAAGAAACTCGGGCTGCTGGCGCTGCTGCCGCTGCTGCTCAAGAAAGGCTGGATCGTCCTGATCGCGGCCTTTGCAGCCCTGCGCCGCCTCTTCGGGGGCAGGCGCGCCAAGGCCTGA
- a CDS encoding pseudouridine-5'-phosphate glycosidase → MTHDINPTVAAYLDIHPEVAAALAEGRAVVALESTIISHGMPFPQNVEMARGVEDVVREHGAVPATIAVLGGRLKVGLTPEELHLLATDKGVEKISTRDLPVTVALGKHGATTVASTMRVAALAGIRVFATGGTGGVHRGAERSMDVSADLLELAQTDVCVVSAGVKSILDIGLTLEVLETHGIPALTLGSEEFPAFYSRQSGFKAPLTVATPDEAARVLKAKWDLGVSGGVMLANPIPEDAEIPAGEITPQIEQALRDMDALGLKGKDTTPYLLGRMVEITGGRSLAANIALVRHNAMVAAQVAVAYAQLS, encoded by the coding sequence ATGACTCACGACATCAACCCGACCGTTGCCGCCTACCTGGACATTCACCCCGAAGTGGCCGCCGCGCTGGCCGAGGGCCGCGCGGTGGTCGCGCTGGAGAGCACGATCATCAGTCACGGCATGCCGTTCCCGCAGAACGTGGAGATGGCGCGCGGCGTGGAGGACGTGGTGCGCGAGCACGGCGCGGTGCCCGCGACCATCGCGGTGCTGGGCGGCCGCCTGAAGGTGGGCCTCACGCCCGAGGAACTGCACCTCCTGGCGACCGACAAGGGCGTGGAGAAGATCAGCACGCGCGACCTGCCGGTGACGGTGGCGCTGGGCAAGCATGGCGCGACGACCGTGGCGAGCACCATGCGCGTGGCGGCGCTGGCGGGCATCCGCGTGTTCGCCACGGGCGGCACCGGGGGCGTGCACCGCGGCGCCGAGCGCAGCATGGACGTCAGCGCCGACCTGCTGGAACTGGCGCAGACGGACGTGTGCGTGGTCAGCGCGGGCGTGAAGAGCATCCTGGACATCGGCCTGACGCTGGAGGTGCTCGAAACGCACGGCATTCCGGCCCTGACGCTCGGCAGCGAGGAGTTCCCGGCGTTCTACTCCCGCCAGAGCGGCTTCAAGGCGCCTTTGACGGTCGCCACGCCCGACGAGGCGGCGCGGGTCCTGAAGGCGAAGTGGGATCTGGGCGTGTCGGGCGGCGTGATGCTCGCCAACCCCATCCCCGAGGACGCCGAGATTCCCGCCGGGGAGATCACCCCGCAGATCGAGCAGGCGCTGCGCGACATGGACGCCCTGGGCCTGAAGGGCAAGGACACCACGCCGTACCTGCTGGGCCGCATGGTCGAGATCACCGGGGGCCGCAGCCTCGCCGCGAACATCGCCCTGGTGCGCCACAACGCCATGGTGGCCGCGCAGGTGGCGGTCGCCTACGCGCAGCTGAGTTGA
- a CDS encoding PfkB family carbohydrate kinase translates to MPLTDTESALLALIRETPLATPEELARRLGSTRASVNVHVSNLVKKGALLGRGYVLPAESGPGRVVVVGGANVDVKARTLAAAVPGTSNPGVTAQAPGGVARNVAENLARLGVPASLVSVVGRDALGDWLLRETEAAGVDVRAVLRAPDVSTGTYTAVLDASGELLVAVAAMAAVEALTPAALQERRGVLRGAAWVVADGNLPEASLAHLLSLAAEAGVPVVFEPVSVPKAARLRPALAAGLSPQAVTPNVPELSALLGRAVPDEPEALRAAAAELHAQGVRLVWVRRGVAGSLLSTPEGVTELAALPAEVRDVTGAGDAMLAAFLAALAAGLAPADAARHGHAAAALTVESDHAVSPTLTPAAIQARLTGAATTS, encoded by the coding sequence ATGCCCCTGACCGACACCGAATCCGCCCTCCTCGCCCTGATCCGCGAGACGCCCCTGGCCACGCCGGAGGAACTGGCGCGCCGCCTGGGGTCCACGCGGGCGTCCGTGAACGTGCACGTGAGCAACTTGGTCAAGAAGGGCGCGCTGCTGGGCCGGGGTTATGTCCTGCCGGCGGAATCCGGTCCGGGCCGCGTGGTGGTGGTGGGCGGCGCGAACGTGGACGTGAAGGCGCGCACGCTGGCGGCGGCAGTGCCCGGGACGAGTAATCCGGGCGTGACGGCGCAGGCGCCGGGGGGCGTGGCGCGGAATGTCGCGGAGAACCTGGCGCGGCTGGGCGTGCCCGCGTCGCTGGTGAGTGTGGTGGGCCGGGACGCGCTGGGCGACTGGCTGCTGCGCGAGACGGAGGCGGCGGGCGTGGACGTGCGGGCGGTGCTGCGCGCGCCGGACGTGTCGACGGGAACGTACACGGCGGTGCTGGACGCCAGTGGGGAGCTGCTGGTGGCGGTGGCGGCGATGGCGGCGGTGGAGGCCCTGACTCCGGCAGCGTTGCAGGAGCGGCGTGGAGTGCTGCGGGGCGCGGCTTGGGTGGTGGCGGACGGGAACCTGCCGGAGGCGTCGCTGGCGCATCTGCTGTCCCTGGCGGCCGAGGCGGGGGTACCGGTGGTGTTTGAGCCGGTGAGCGTGCCGAAGGCGGCGCGGTTGCGCCCGGCGCTGGCCGCGGGGCTGAGCCCGCAGGCGGTGACGCCGAACGTGCCGGAACTGAGCGCCCTGCTGGGCCGCGCGGTACCCGACGAGCCGGAGGCGTTGCGGGCTGCCGCTGCCGAACTGCACGCGCAGGGGGTGCGGCTGGTGTGGGTGCGCCGGGGCGTGGCGGGCAGTCTGCTGTCCACGCCGGAGGGGGTCACCGAACTGGCCGCCCTGCCCGCCGAGGTGCGGGACGTGACCGGCGCGGGCGACGCGATGCTCGCGGCGTTCCTCGCGGCGCTTGCGGCGGGCCTGGCCCCGGCAGACGCGGCGCGGCACGGGCACGCGGCGGCGGCCCTGACCGTGGAGAGCGACCACGCGGTCTCCCCCACCCTCACCCCGGCGGCCATCCAGGCCCGCCTGACGGGGGCCGCCACGACCAGCTAG
- a CDS encoding menaquinone biosynthetic enzyme MqnA/MqnD family protein, with the protein MSYKAGWIHFTNVAPILDSLVLPPGVTAITGVPTQMNAALLSGQVDIANISAVEFIRNADVLEALPDFSVAVLGPVYSVNLFHTRPLEDLRRVALTAQSAMSVALLEVLLRERGLNPVLERAEGEAEALLAQGFDGVLRIGDSALREWYGVVGPLTPETTMTGLPHAARDITVTDLAEEWFRLTGHPFTFAVWAYRKDNPPPPELVQAMREARRDGIGHLADVAERHARKLGLPERVVQHYLWNFRYHLEAPDRLGLHEFAAKAVPGHAPLTFGPRPGEERTRSTAAD; encoded by the coding sequence ATGAGCTATAAGGCTGGTTGGATTCATTTCACGAATGTCGCCCCGATCCTGGATTCGCTGGTGCTGCCGCCGGGCGTGACGGCGATTACAGGCGTACCGACGCAGATGAACGCGGCCCTGCTATCGGGTCAGGTGGACATCGCGAACATCAGTGCGGTGGAGTTCATCCGGAATGCGGACGTGCTCGAAGCCCTGCCAGATTTCAGCGTGGCGGTGCTGGGGCCGGTGTACTCCGTGAACCTGTTCCACACGCGTCCGCTGGAGGACCTGCGGCGGGTGGCCCTGACGGCGCAGTCCGCGATGAGCGTGGCGCTGCTGGAGGTGCTGCTGCGCGAGCGCGGCCTGAATCCTGTGCTGGAGCGCGCCGAGGGTGAAGCCGAGGCGCTCCTCGCGCAGGGCTTTGACGGGGTGCTGCGGATCGGGGACAGCGCCCTGCGCGAGTGGTACGGCGTGGTGGGCCCCCTGACGCCCGAGACGACCATGACCGGCCTCCCGCATGCGGCGCGGGACATCACGGTGACGGATCTGGCGGAGGAGTGGTTCCGCCTGACCGGGCACCCGTTCACGTTCGCGGTGTGGGCGTACCGCAAGGACAACCCCCCGCCACCCGAGCTGGTGCAGGCCATGCGTGAGGCGCGGCGTGACGGCATTGGCCACCTGGCGGACGTGGCGGAGCGGCACGCGCGCAAACTGGGCCTGCCGGAACGCGTAGTGCAGCACTACCTGTGGAACTTCCGGTACCACCTCGAAGCGCCGGACCGCCTAGGCCTGCACGAGTTCGCGGCGAAAGCCGTGCCCGGTCACGCGCCGTTGACCTTCGGCCCTCGCCCCGGTGAGGAACGCACGAGAAGCACCGCAGCGGACTGA
- a CDS encoding nuclear transport factor 2 family protein, which yields MPDLDALLALDDRWNAAYHHGDPTALDGVLAAEWLGFLPDGTNISRADLIAHFPTDPAPTLMIERHAARLHGDTAVTRLTLYEGPTRLQAVLRVYSRVDGHWQAISAQVVP from the coding sequence ATGCCGGACCTGGACGCCCTGCTGGCCCTGGACGACCGCTGGAACGCCGCGTACCACCACGGCGACCCCACCGCCCTGGATGGCGTCCTGGCCGCCGAGTGGCTGGGCTTCCTCCCGGACGGCACCAACATCAGCCGCGCGGACCTGATCGCGCACTTCCCCACTGACCCCGCCCCCACCCTGATGATCGAACGGCACGCCGCGCGCCTTCACGGCGACACGGCCGTCACCCGCCTGACCCTCTACGAGGGCCCCACCCGCCTCCAGGCTGTGCTGCGCGTCTACAGCCGCGTGGACGGCCACTGGCAGGCAATCAGCGCGCAGGTCGTCCCGTGA